A part of Desulfobacter sp. genomic DNA contains:
- a CDS encoding PD40 domain-containing protein yields MMQVKTDSPGKKKSGKKTSFVKLCIVLLVSGWLGTALASPSDTSPFTEKATSLWRLQGDWQIFLPSLKVARGADKFAVVAKNSSGFAVIDGQGDPIPYDSIGKGTPVFSPDGRRTAYTAKKDGKWHMVVDGAMGPGYDAVTSPRFSRDGARFLYIAQANDRQHVVVDNKAGKEWAGIVSKFTSPCFSPDAKHVAYVVYEDKKFKMVKDGQAGPGYDAVNPPVFSQDSSRLAYTAQDQGKFFIVDNGAPGSRFDKLGMFSFSPDSKKLCYAAQTGKKWAMVSQGEKGPAFDRVAMPIFSPDSATLAYLGITGKEWTMVVNNKVGPSFDEIAVLQFSPDASRYLYSARKGKAWHLVSPEGPGAAYERVGLASFNPDASQTAAVVLDNGKASVVANGNKGQAYDAVRPVIFSPDGKRMLYMAKKGHQWTVVVDGKEGPLYDGVTLPVFSPDSAHVAYLAKKDRLWLLSVDHQEGRARFAGALKGAGIVFDDAKKFHTLVLSPGHLEFYRMDVTIHDS; encoded by the coding sequence ATGATGCAGGTTAAAACCGACAGCCCGGGTAAAAAAAAATCGGGGAAAAAAACATCGTTTGTGAAGCTGTGTATTGTTTTACTGGTTTCCGGATGGCTGGGTACAGCCCTGGCCAGTCCGTCTGACACCTCACCCTTTACGGAAAAGGCAACCTCCCTATGGCGGCTGCAGGGGGACTGGCAAATCTTTCTGCCCTCGCTGAAGGTGGCACGGGGGGCAGACAAATTTGCAGTGGTGGCCAAAAACAGCAGCGGGTTTGCCGTCATTGACGGCCAGGGCGATCCAATCCCCTACGACTCCATTGGAAAAGGCACCCCGGTATTCAGTCCCGACGGCCGGCGCACCGCCTATACCGCGAAAAAAGACGGGAAATGGCACATGGTTGTGGACGGCGCCATGGGCCCGGGATACGACGCGGTAACCAGCCCACGGTTCAGCCGGGACGGGGCACGGTTTCTCTACATCGCACAGGCCAACGACCGTCAGCACGTCGTGGTGGACAACAAGGCGGGCAAAGAATGGGCGGGCATTGTCAGTAAATTCACCAGCCCCTGTTTCAGCCCGGACGCAAAGCATGTGGCCTATGTGGTCTATGAGGATAAAAAATTTAAAATGGTTAAAGACGGCCAGGCCGGCCCCGGTTACGATGCGGTAAATCCGCCTGTATTTTCCCAGGATTCCTCCAGGCTGGCCTATACGGCACAGGACCAGGGCAAATTCTTCATTGTGGACAACGGCGCCCCCGGCTCCAGGTTTGACAAACTGGGGATGTTCTCCTTCAGTCCGGATTCCAAAAAGCTGTGCTATGCCGCCCAGACCGGTAAAAAATGGGCCATGGTCAGCCAGGGGGAGAAGGGCCCGGCATTTGACCGGGTGGCCATGCCGATTTTTTCACCGGATTCAGCCACCCTTGCCTATCTGGGCATCACCGGCAAGGAGTGGACCATGGTGGTCAATAATAAAGTGGGGCCGTCCTTCGACGAAATCGCCGTGCTCCAGTTCAGTCCGGACGCCAGCCGTTACCTTTACAGCGCCCGCAAAGGCAAGGCCTGGCATCTGGTCTCCCCCGAAGGCCCGGGCGCTGCCTATGAGCGTGTCGGCCTGGCCAGTTTCAACCCGGACGCCAGCCAGACTGCCGCCGTTGTTCTTGATAACGGCAAGGCCAGCGTGGTGGCCAACGGAAACAAGGGCCAGGCCTACGACGCTGTCCGGCCGGTCATTTTCAGCCCCGACGGCAAGCGTATGCTTTACATGGCCAAAAAGGGCCACCAGTGGACCGTTGTGGTGGACGGCAAGGAAGGCCCGCTATATGACGGTGTGACCCTGCCGGTATTCAGCCCGGATTCCGCCCATGTGGCCTACCTGGCCAAAAAAGACCGGTTATGGCTGCTCAGCGTTGACCACCAGGAAGGGCGTGCACGGTTTGCCGGTGCCCTGAAAGGGGCGGGGATCGTGTTTGACGACGCCAAAAAATTCCATACCCTGGTGCTCTCCCCCGGACACCTGGAATTCTACCGCATGGACGTTACCATCCATGACAGTTAA
- a CDS encoding sigma 54-interacting transcriptional regulator → MIRLERTKEHQDSAVKAVLNGRGFSTQDLRYREKYVALMEALFPVVDNSDIFTRIVMISNTLFGAERGALFWFEGGRFTRTPVMKSGVNLTEQEVLSPQFKSNFNLVLSAFKERNFVKKVLKPAIRSIIEETKDWSAVGVPLKIRGEIKAVLYHDRFHSKAGLDFFAGRNNSMPGLIIRHLSSFVEYGLNLQEKGTGRRPSAIRRVAPALPGHPKILYQSQVMTDLIHEADQAARSDTSVLILGETGVGKELLARRIHSSSLRRENPFVTINATTIPEGLFESELFGHEKGSFTGAERRKKGLIEVADGGTLFIDEVGEMPLHMQVKLLRAIQEKTFYRVGGTQIIHSDFRLITATNSDLMLEACEGRFREDLYYRLNLFSFTIPPLRDRSADITVIANYYLEHYSRKYSKENLSLDETAKNLLQAYSWPGNIRQLKNVIEKAVIMTASGEPLQLSIAANSAKTDLRTPFADTPTLNEINRRYILHILDKTKGKISGPGGAAELLNIGRTTLTARMKRLGIK, encoded by the coding sequence ATGATCCGATTAGAGAGAACAAAAGAGCATCAGGATTCAGCCGTAAAGGCCGTGTTAAACGGCCGGGGCTTTTCTACCCAAGACCTCCGTTACCGGGAAAAATATGTAGCGCTGATGGAAGCGCTCTTTCCCGTTGTTGACAATTCAGACATTTTTACCCGCATCGTGATGATATCCAACACCCTCTTTGGTGCGGAACGGGGGGCGCTGTTCTGGTTTGAGGGCGGCAGGTTCACCCGGACCCCCGTCATGAAATCAGGTGTCAACCTCACGGAACAAGAGGTGCTCAGCCCCCAGTTTAAATCCAATTTCAACCTGGTGCTCTCTGCATTCAAAGAGAGAAATTTTGTTAAAAAGGTGCTCAAGCCCGCCATCCGGTCTATCATCGAAGAAACAAAAGACTGGTCTGCCGTGGGGGTGCCTTTAAAGATCAGGGGTGAAATCAAGGCGGTGCTTTACCATGACCGTTTCCATTCAAAGGCCGGGCTGGACTTTTTTGCCGGGAGGAATAACAGCATGCCCGGCCTGATCATCCGCCACTTAAGCTCTTTTGTGGAATACGGGCTCAATCTCCAGGAGAAGGGGACGGGCCGCCGGCCCAGCGCAATCAGGAGAGTGGCACCGGCCCTTCCCGGTCACCCGAAAATCCTGTACCAGTCCCAGGTCATGACGGACCTGATCCATGAGGCAGACCAGGCCGCCAGATCTGATACATCGGTCCTGATTCTCGGAGAAACCGGTGTGGGCAAGGAGCTTTTAGCCCGCCGCATCCACAGCAGCAGCCTGCGCAGGGAAAATCCCTTTGTCACCATCAATGCCACCACCATTCCGGAGGGCCTGTTTGAAAGCGAATTGTTCGGCCATGAAAAGGGATCGTTCACCGGGGCGGAACGGCGGAAGAAAGGACTCATTGAGGTGGCGGACGGAGGGACGCTGTTCATCGACGAAGTCGGGGAAATGCCCCTTCACATGCAGGTCAAACTGCTCCGGGCCATCCAGGAAAAAACATTTTACCGGGTGGGCGGCACCCAGATCATTCATTCGGATTTCAGGCTGATTACGGCCACCAATTCGGATTTAATGCTGGAAGCCTGCGAGGGCCGGTTCAGAGAGGACCTCTACTACCGCCTGAACCTCTTTTCCTTCACCATACCGCCTCTGCGGGACCGCTCTGCAGATATCACGGTGATTGCGAATTATTACCTTGAGCACTACTCACGAAAATACAGCAAGGAAAACCTCTCCTTGGATGAAACAGCCAAGAATCTGCTGCAGGCCTATTCATGGCCCGGCAATATCAGGCAGCTTAAAAACGTGATTGAAAAAGCGGTGATCATGACCGCTTCCGGGGAACCGCTTCAACTGAGCATCGCTGCCAACAGTGCCAAGACGGACTTGCGAACCCCCTTTGCCGATACCCCAACCCTCAACGAAATCAACCGCAGATATATCCTGCATATACTGGATAAGACCAAGGGAAAAATCAGCGGTCCGGGCGGGGCGGCCGAATTGCTGAATATAGGGCGGACAACCCTGACAGCCAGGATGAAACGGCTGGGGATTAAATAA
- a CDS encoding GntR family transcriptional regulator — MLKRENLSDKLVDIYAKKIIHNELKSNDIIVETQIAKEWGVSRSPVRDALHILERQKLVDKHKSGSYIVRELTLSYLRNFHDMVTMFYQYSLLKAAKKHTPKELAYLLSLVETVEASVPNQDFDAYVDAITGIGMILLKIADNLLIEEFAQEMQSAQERIQYFAISLCPDHLNETSRHIRQVYEHLAKNDSQKAAEAFSRFLTAITDVFNQAYEANTVSS; from the coding sequence ATGCTTAAGCGAGAAAATCTTTCTGATAAACTGGTTGATATTTATGCCAAAAAAATCATTCACAACGAATTAAAATCCAACGACATTATCGTCGAAACACAGATTGCCAAAGAGTGGGGGGTCAGCCGCAGCCCGGTCAGGGACGCGCTTCACATTCTTGAACGGCAAAAATTAGTGGACAAGCATAAAAGCGGCAGTTATATCGTGAGGGAACTGACACTTTCCTACCTGAGGAATTTCCATGACATGGTCACCATGTTTTACCAGTATTCCCTCCTAAAAGCGGCAAAAAAACACACACCCAAAGAGTTGGCCTACCTACTTTCCCTCGTTGAAACGGTTGAAGCCAGTGTGCCCAACCAGGATTTTGACGCATACGTTGACGCCATTACCGGTATTGGCATGATTCTGCTGAAAATCGCGGACAACCTGCTCATCGAAGAGTTCGCACAGGAAATGCAGTCGGCCCAGGAACGTATCCAGTATTTTGCCATTTCCCTCTGCCCCGACCACCTTAATGAGACATCCAGACACATCCGGCAGGTCTATGAGCATCTGGCCAAAAACGACTCCCAAAAAGCGGCAGAAGCATTCAGCCGATTCTTAACCGCCATCACCGATGTCTTCAACCAGGCCTATGAGGCCAACACCGTATCCTCCTAA
- a CDS encoding CBS domain-containing protein — MKIITTHKGSDFDALASLVGATLVYPDAKPVLPASINANLKAFLSIHKDLFNLYDPKEIDIDRVETLIVVDTHSWERLDQRLAPLAKAQDLEIIIWDHHVKGDMEGAETHIRETGATITMLVQEMEKQRKLLTPIQATLFLMGLYEDTGNLSFPSTLAEDAYAAGFLLDRKADLNILSTFLKPAYGKKQKDILFEMIQRAERSEINGFTLSLSEMEISGRVQNLAMVLQMYREIVNVDVAFGIFKDTERDKCMIIGRSGVDEVNIGFMMRSMGGGGHPGAGSALLKSANPDTVKEMILELLKGNQYTSVMLSDIMSYPVVTVVDTTPVEEVAMLLRDIGCTGMPVVDAEDNLVGVISRRDFKKVRKSKQMLAPVKSIMSRNLITISHDKSAIEAARLMIKHDIGRLPVMEGGKIIGIITRSDAMLYFYDLLPD, encoded by the coding sequence ATGAAGATTATCACCACCCATAAAGGATCTGATTTTGATGCCCTGGCAAGTCTCGTGGGCGCCACCCTGGTTTACCCCGATGCCAAGCCGGTGCTGCCGGCTTCCATTAACGCCAACTTAAAAGCCTTTTTATCCATTCACAAGGACCTGTTCAACCTCTACGATCCAAAGGAGATCGACATCGACCGGGTTGAGACCCTCATTGTGGTGGATACCCATAGCTGGGAGCGGCTGGATCAGCGCCTGGCCCCCCTTGCCAAAGCGCAGGATCTGGAAATTATTATCTGGGACCACCATGTCAAAGGGGATATGGAAGGGGCCGAAACCCATATCAGGGAAACCGGGGCCACCATCACCATGCTGGTCCAGGAGATGGAAAAACAGCGCAAACTGCTCACCCCCATCCAGGCCACCCTATTTCTCATGGGGCTCTACGAGGATACGGGCAACCTGTCTTTTCCCTCCACACTTGCGGAAGACGCCTATGCTGCGGGATTCCTGCTGGACCGCAAGGCAGACCTGAATATTTTATCCACCTTTTTAAAGCCCGCCTACGGCAAAAAACAGAAAGACATCCTTTTTGAAATGATCCAGCGGGCCGAACGCAGCGAGATCAACGGGTTCACCCTGAGCCTTTCGGAGATGGAAATCAGCGGCCGGGTCCAGAATCTGGCCATGGTGCTCCAGATGTACCGGGAGATCGTCAACGTGGATGTGGCCTTTGGCATTTTCAAGGATACGGAACGGGACAAGTGCATGATCATCGGCCGCAGCGGGGTGGATGAGGTGAATATCGGCTTTATGATGAGATCCATGGGCGGCGGGGGACACCCCGGTGCCGGATCGGCCCTGCTCAAGTCCGCCAATCCGGATACGGTGAAGGAGATGATCCTGGAACTGCTCAAGGGCAACCAATATACCTCGGTGATGCTTTCTGACATCATGTCCTATCCCGTGGTCACCGTCGTGGACACCACTCCGGTGGAAGAGGTGGCCATGCTGCTCAGGGACATCGGCTGCACCGGGATGCCCGTGGTGGATGCCGAGGACAATCTGGTGGGGGTGATTTCCAGGCGGGACTTTAAAAAGGTGCGCAAAAGCAAGCAGATGCTGGCTCCGGTAAAGTCCATCATGAGCCGGAATCTGATCACCATTTCCCATGACAAGAGCGCCATTGAAGCGGCACGGCTCATGATAAAGCACGATATCGGAAGGCTTCCGGTGATGGAGGGCGGAAAGATTATCGGCATCATTACCCGGTCCGATGCCATGCTCTACTTTTACGACCTTCTGCCGGATTAG
- a CDS encoding transporter substrate-binding domain-containing protein: MKYLNQIILIAFIVCCTGTHPIYAESITIAAEDDWIPYARQDGTGLANEIIRAAYESIGIRVKYDVIPYARVLLYLEIGRYIGGFNVPLDKTSVSRYILGKKPLFNAVSAYYENINNPLIARNRDQLTHGEKIGVVRGYGYGNHYLDSVGEGLIIEEVSNSEISNLKKLALGRIDGTIIYSKTADILIKQLALDTKIRFAFINESTPIYLAFSRAHPKGQYFADKFDEGMIKIQTNGVYQKIMNSY, from the coding sequence ATGAAATATCTAAATCAAATTATTCTTATCGCTTTCATTGTCTGCTGTACTGGGACACACCCTATTTATGCGGAATCCATTACGATTGCAGCCGAAGATGACTGGATCCCCTATGCCAGACAAGATGGTACGGGGCTGGCCAATGAAATTATCAGGGCGGCCTACGAAAGTATTGGAATCCGGGTCAAGTATGATGTAATCCCCTATGCCAGAGTTCTTCTTTATCTTGAAATCGGGCGGTATATCGGTGGATTCAATGTCCCGCTTGATAAAACAAGTGTCAGCAGGTATATCCTGGGGAAAAAACCGCTTTTTAACGCCGTCTCGGCATATTATGAAAATATAAACAACCCGTTAATTGCAAGAAACCGGGACCAGCTCACACATGGTGAAAAAATTGGTGTGGTGCGCGGCTACGGTTATGGAAACCATTACCTCGACTCCGTGGGAGAGGGGCTCATCATTGAAGAGGTGAGCAATTCTGAAATCTCCAATTTAAAAAAACTGGCTCTTGGGAGAATCGACGGTACCATCATTTACTCAAAAACGGCAGACATCCTGATAAAACAACTGGCCTTGGATACCAAAATACGGTTTGCTTTTATCAATGAATCGACGCCGATTTATCTTGCCTTCTCAAGGGCGCATCCAAAAGGGCAATATTTTGCCGATAAATTTGACGAGGGGATGATAAAAATACAAACAAATGGTGTTTATCAAAAAATCATGAACTCATACTGA
- a CDS encoding tetratricopeptide repeat protein, producing MNKKQFSRHSMVFIIITIAVASFIGGAALSSFQLGSSPSPAGQPVPSQMDNRITALEAAVKKAPDTPAAWIELGNAYFDSDQYQASIDAYARGLALDPLNANALTDMGVMYRRSGQPQKAVDAFNRAIAADPKHETARMNKGIVLINDLNDTRGAVAAWEGLLEINPFFMVGGGKSLKEVVASYK from the coding sequence ATGAATAAAAAACAATTTTCACGCCATTCCATGGTATTTATCATCATCACCATCGCAGTCGCCAGCTTCATCGGCGGCGCCGCCCTCAGTTCATTTCAGCTGGGCAGCAGTCCTTCCCCTGCCGGGCAGCCCGTGCCCTCGCAGATGGACAACCGGATCACCGCCCTGGAAGCGGCGGTAAAAAAAGCACCGGACACCCCTGCCGCCTGGATCGAACTGGGTAACGCCTATTTTGATTCCGACCAATACCAGGCATCCATTGACGCCTATGCCAGGGGGCTGGCGCTGGATCCCCTTAACGCCAACGCCCTCACAGACATGGGGGTGATGTACCGGCGCAGCGGCCAGCCCCAAAAAGCGGTGGACGCCTTTAACCGGGCCATTGCTGCGGACCCCAAACATGAGACCGCCCGCATGAACAAGGGCATTGTCCTGATCAACGACCTCAATGATACCAGGGGGGCGGTGGCGGCCTGGGAAGGCCTGCTGGAAATCAATCCCTTTTTCATGGTAGGGGGCGGCAAAAGCCTTAAAGAGGTGGTTGCCTCCTACAAATAA
- a CDS encoding AMP-binding protein produces MTRYSNISLGLTASAEKYPYKRAVVYPAGRDRAGRVMYSHLTFAQLDKQSDALAYGLESMGISRGMRTILMVNPGMEFFLTVFAMFKVGAVPVAVDPGMGLDRMLQCLQQSRPKAFIGIEKAHVLRTLRPGYFKTVKHWITVGKRWFWGGYTLDQLLAAGRDEPFHRAQTTWDETAAIAFTTGSTGPAKGVVYTHGNFEAQIRQIQAHFQVGPDEVDLPTFPLFALFDPALGMTAVIPDMDPTKPACVDPTKIIEAIENQGVTNMFASPALLNRVGSYGKEHGVKLPSLRRVVSAGAPVSPANIEQFSTMLSENTQIHTPYGATEAVPIISIGSHEILSETKKLSEQGFGMCVGRPICDTAIKIIKISDDPITQFRESLEVPENQVGEIIVKTELATAHYFNNREADLLAKIPDPDGKFWHRMGDLAWRDSKGRIWFCGRKAHRVETGKDALYTIPVEAIFNNHPRVFRSALAGVGPRISQIPVVFIEPAEKIRDTKAFIRELRELAKSNPLTQGIEHIFIEPDFPVDIRHNSKIFREKLSVKAKSLLKM; encoded by the coding sequence ATGACACGTTACAGCAATATTTCACTGGGGCTGACAGCCTCCGCCGAAAAATACCCCTATAAGCGGGCCGTGGTCTATCCCGCCGGCCGGGACAGGGCCGGCAGGGTCATGTACAGCCACCTGACCTTTGCCCAGCTGGATAAACAGTCCGATGCCCTGGCCTACGGCCTGGAAAGCATGGGGATTTCCCGGGGCATGCGCACCATTTTGATGGTCAACCCGGGCATGGAATTTTTTCTCACCGTATTTGCCATGTTCAAGGTAGGGGCCGTGCCCGTTGCCGTGGATCCGGGCATGGGCCTGGACCGGATGCTGCAATGCCTTCAGCAGAGCCGTCCCAAGGCCTTTATCGGCATAGAAAAGGCCCATGTGCTCAGAACCCTGCGCCCCGGATATTTTAAGACCGTAAAACACTGGATCACCGTGGGCAAACGGTGGTTCTGGGGCGGATACACCCTGGACCAGCTCCTGGCTGCCGGCCGGGACGAGCCCTTCCACCGTGCCCAGACCACCTGGGACGAAACCGCAGCCATTGCATTTACCACCGGTTCCACGGGCCCGGCCAAGGGGGTGGTCTACACCCACGGCAATTTTGAGGCCCAGATCCGCCAGATCCAGGCCCATTTCCAGGTCGGCCCCGATGAGGTGGACCTGCCCACCTTCCCGCTCTTTGCCCTCTTTGATCCGGCCCTGGGCATGACCGCCGTGATTCCGGATATGGATCCGACCAAACCGGCCTGTGTGGACCCCACCAAAATCATCGAGGCCATTGAAAACCAGGGGGTCACCAATATGTTCGCCTCCCCTGCCCTGCTCAACCGGGTGGGCAGCTACGGAAAGGAACACGGGGTGAAGCTGCCCTCCCTGAGGCGGGTGGTTTCGGCGGGTGCCCCGGTGAGCCCGGCCAACATCGAGCAGTTTTCCACCATGCTTTCGGAAAACACCCAAATCCACACCCCCTACGGGGCCACAGAGGCCGTGCCCATCATCTCCATCGGCTCCCATGAAATCCTGTCGGAAACCAAAAAGCTGTCGGAACAGGGTTTCGGCATGTGCGTAGGCCGGCCCATCTGCGACACCGCCATCAAAATCATCAAAATCAGCGACGATCCCATCACCCAGTTCCGGGAGTCCCTGGAAGTGCCGGAAAACCAGGTTGGTGAGATCATTGTCAAGACAGAACTGGCCACGGCCCATTATTTCAACAACCGGGAAGCCGACCTCCTGGCCAAGATCCCCGACCCCGACGGTAAATTCTGGCACCGCATGGGCGACCTGGCATGGAGGGATTCCAAGGGAAGAATCTGGTTCTGCGGCAGGAAAGCCCATAGGGTCGAAACGGGCAAGGATGCCCTGTACACCATCCCGGTGGAAGCCATTTTCAACAACCACCCCAGGGTATTCCGCAGTGCACTGGCAGGGGTCGGCCCCAGAATCAGCCAGATTCCGGTGGTGTTCATTGAGCCTGCTGAAAAAATCAGGGATACCAAAGCCTTTATCCGGGAACTTCGGGAACTGGCCAAATCCAATCCCCTCACCCAGGGAATTGAGCATATTTTCATCGAACCTGATTTCCCCGTGGATATCCGGCACAACTCCAAGATTTTCCGGGAAAAACTGTCGGTTAAGGCCAAATCCCTGTTAAAGATGTAA
- a CDS encoding alpha/beta fold hydrolase has product MVSRIINNKRTSTRGFEDLYPFEGKYLDIDGHKLHYLDEGEGSPVLMVHGNPTWSFYFRNLVTALSNTHRAIVPDHIGCGFSDKPGAHEYDYTLASRVADLTRLVDRICPEGKISLIVHDWGGMIGLAWALDHLDRIDKIIITNTSGFLLPRSKQFPIRLGLIKYLKWFAVPAVLGGNSFSRGAAWGMGSQTPLSPQVKKGLTAPYNSWKNRIATLKFVQDIPITCKDKSYGIVDRVGKNLHRLDPRQLLFLWGTRDFVFDVHFLNEFRRRFPEARAHVFEDAGHYLFEDKPRETLALIQSFLSLK; this is encoded by the coding sequence ATGGTAAGCCGGATCATCAACAATAAACGGACATCCACCCGGGGATTTGAGGATCTCTATCCCTTTGAGGGAAAATATCTGGACATCGACGGGCACAAGCTCCATTACCTGGATGAGGGGGAAGGCAGCCCCGTGCTCATGGTCCACGGCAACCCCACCTGGTCCTTTTACTTTAGGAACCTGGTCACCGCCCTGTCCAACACCCACCGGGCCATTGTCCCCGACCACATCGGCTGCGGATTTTCCGACAAGCCCGGCGCCCATGAATACGATTATACCCTGGCCAGCCGGGTGGCCGACCTGACCCGTCTGGTGGACCGGATCTGCCCAGAGGGCAAAATATCCCTGATTGTCCACGACTGGGGGGGGATGATCGGTCTGGCCTGGGCCCTGGACCACCTGGACCGCATTGATAAAATTATCATCACCAACACCTCGGGCTTTCTTCTGCCCCGGTCCAAACAGTTTCCCATACGCCTGGGGCTGATCAAATACCTGAAATGGTTTGCCGTCCCCGCAGTGCTGGGGGGAAACTCCTTTTCCAGGGGCGCGGCCTGGGGAATGGGATCACAGACCCCCCTTTCCCCCCAGGTCAAAAAGGGGCTCACCGCCCCCTACAATTCCTGGAAGAACCGCATTGCCACCTTAAAATTTGTCCAGGACATACCGATAACCTGTAAAGACAAAAGTTACGGCATCGTGGACCGGGTGGGTAAAAACCTCCACCGGCTGGATCCCAGACAACTTCTATTTCTCTGGGGCACCCGGGATTTTGTATTTGACGTCCACTTTCTCAATGAATTCAGGCGCAGGTTTCCCGAAGCCCGGGCCCATGTATTTGAGGATGCCGGACACTATCTGTTTGAAGACAAACCCCGTGAGACCCTGGCGCTTATTCAATCCTTCCTGTCACTTAAGTAA
- a CDS encoding 3-oxoacyl-ACP synthase III: MKYTKVFIESFGYELAPHIVTSQDIEEKLAPFYNAMGFAPGQLEMLTGIKERRYWNEDHTLAEHAAVAGRRALEEADILPEDVGAVVFCGVGQDGFEPATACAVASELGVGPTAMVYDVKSACLGMVTGMVQVANEIQLGNIRAGLVVSCETARQIVDATIEEINTRKNIDFYKETIATMTGGSGAAAILLTDGSLGRPDTRRHRVLGGVLRNSIQHFGLCHWGFEASGMPTDAKVVMRTHAQEVLDNGTELAVATYAMFRKELDIPADKPDKFIAHQVGEGHHQRFYSTMGLDRQKDFTTFPFLGNTGSVALPITAAIADERGFMDPGDLVAFLGVGSGLNCYFMGVEW; encoded by the coding sequence ATGAAGTACACCAAGGTATTTATCGAATCGTTCGGATACGAGCTGGCGCCCCACATTGTCACCAGCCAGGATATTGAAGAAAAGCTGGCCCCCTTTTACAACGCTATGGGCTTTGCCCCGGGGCAGCTTGAAATGCTCACCGGCATAAAGGAGAGGCGGTACTGGAACGAAGACCATACCCTGGCCGAACATGCGGCCGTGGCCGGCCGCAGGGCACTGGAAGAAGCCGATATCCTTCCGGAGGATGTGGGAGCGGTGGTTTTCTGCGGGGTGGGCCAGGACGGATTTGAACCGGCAACGGCCTGTGCCGTGGCCAGCGAACTTGGGGTCGGCCCCACGGCCATGGTCTATGACGTAAAATCCGCCTGCCTGGGCATGGTCACCGGCATGGTACAGGTGGCCAACGAAATCCAGCTGGGCAATATACGGGCCGGCCTGGTTGTCTCCTGTGAAACGGCCCGGCAGATCGTGGACGCCACCATTGAAGAGATCAACACCCGCAAAAATATCGATTTCTACAAGGAGACCATTGCCACCATGACCGGCGGTTCCGGCGCCGCCGCCATCCTGCTCACCGACGGAAGCCTTGGCCGGCCAGACACCCGGCGGCACCGGGTCCTGGGCGGGGTGCTGCGAAACAGCATCCAGCACTTCGGGCTGTGCCACTGGGGATTTGAAGCCAGCGGCATGCCCACCGACGCCAAGGTGGTCATGCGGACCCACGCCCAGGAGGTGCTGGACAACGGCACGGAACTGGCCGTGGCCACCTATGCGATGTTCAGAAAGGAACTGGATATCCCGGCGGACAAACCGGATAAGTTCATCGCCCACCAGGTGGGGGAAGGGCACCACCAGCGGTTCTACTCCACCATGGGGCTGGACCGGCAAAAGGATTTCACCACCTTTCCCTTCCTGGGCAACACCGGTTCTGTGGCCCTTCCCATTACCGCGGCCATAGCCGACGAACGGGGATTCATGGATCCCGGAGACCTTGTGGCCTTCCTCGGGGTGGGCTCCGGCCTCAACTGCTATTTCATGGGGGTGGAATGGTAA